From a single Candidatus Brevundimonas phytovorans genomic region:
- a CDS encoding DUF4153 domain-containing protein has product MTDPFHDQTGRASLGGTKGLAVARLGIGLVQGLLLYGLYRSMATHDALTWPATNPPLFAALVLACAFTPVMLLAGVGRLSVKALALWGVVAAAVLALLGWHDAAQQTSDYFRPPYLRFPVVAFSASALFIAHHLIVPAAASRRWIADFDDYFDTAWKAGVQLALSLGFTGAFWLLLFLGAALFRIIGLSFLSDLIGEEWFAIPVTCLVFAVAVQLTDVRAGLIRGVRTVALMLLSWLLLVITVLVAGFLAALPFTGLDGLWKTGSATALVLSAAAALIILINTAYQDGREDNLPPVVLRVAVRVAAVLLTPLILIAIWGLSLRIGQHGLTPDRIIASACALVGVVYAAGYGWAALCPFWKKTAWMKPLERTNVAAAVLTVAVILALFSPLLDPARLSVGDQVARLKRGAVSAAQFDYAFLRFEAGKTGQAALADLARSSDAEVARRAKAAQASKDRYALKQTDESIPPRTPRISAWPVEAALPAGFVTPVRPNDPRYGCQDPIDCVATARDLNGDSKVEVLLADSYRIALFAKGTDGAWTHQGDYRVAYCGSGPANVRDLLKDPQTAPVAPVWPDLSTARGLGRFQPEQDCPSPVAVNP; this is encoded by the coding sequence ATGACCGACCCGTTCCACGACCAGACCGGACGCGCCTCGCTGGGCGGGACGAAGGGGCTGGCGGTCGCGCGACTGGGGATCGGTCTGGTGCAGGGGCTGCTGCTCTATGGCCTCTATCGCAGCATGGCGACGCACGACGCCTTGACCTGGCCCGCGACCAACCCGCCGCTGTTTGCGGCCCTGGTCCTGGCCTGCGCCTTTACGCCCGTCATGCTGCTGGCGGGGGTGGGACGGTTGTCGGTCAAGGCGCTGGCGCTCTGGGGCGTGGTCGCCGCAGCGGTTCTGGCCCTGCTGGGCTGGCATGACGCCGCGCAACAGACGAGCGACTATTTCCGCCCGCCCTATCTGCGTTTCCCGGTCGTGGCCTTCAGCGCCTCCGCGCTGTTCATCGCCCACCATCTGATCGTCCCGGCGGCGGCAAGCCGCCGCTGGATCGCTGACTTCGACGACTATTTCGACACGGCGTGGAAGGCCGGGGTGCAGTTGGCCCTGTCGCTGGGCTTCACCGGCGCCTTCTGGCTGCTGCTGTTCCTGGGCGCGGCTCTGTTCCGCATCATCGGCCTCAGCTTCCTGTCCGACCTGATCGGCGAGGAGTGGTTCGCCATCCCCGTCACCTGTCTGGTCTTCGCCGTCGCCGTGCAACTGACCGACGTGCGGGCGGGCCTGATCCGGGGCGTGCGGACCGTGGCCCTGATGCTGCTGTCCTGGCTGCTGCTGGTCATCACCGTGTTGGTGGCGGGCTTCCTTGCGGCCCTGCCCTTCACCGGACTGGACGGGTTGTGGAAGACGGGCAGCGCCACGGCTCTGGTGCTGTCGGCGGCCGCCGCCCTGATCATCCTGATCAACACCGCCTATCAGGACGGACGCGAGGACAACCTGCCGCCCGTGGTGTTGCGCGTCGCCGTGCGGGTCGCCGCCGTCCTGCTGACGCCGCTGATCCTGATCGCGATCTGGGGCTTAAGCCTTCGCATCGGCCAGCACGGCCTGACGCCGGACCGGATCATCGCCTCGGCCTGCGCCCTGGTCGGGGTGGTCTATGCGGCAGGTTACGGCTGGGCGGCGCTTTGTCCCTTCTGGAAGAAGACGGCGTGGATGAAGCCGCTGGAGCGGACCAATGTCGCCGCCGCCGTCCTGACCGTCGCCGTCATCCTGGCCCTGTTCAGCCCCCTGCTGGACCCCGCCCGCCTGTCGGTCGGGGATCAGGTCGCCCGGCTGAAGCGCGGCGCCGTCAGCGCGGCGCAGTTCGACTACGCCTTCCTGCGCTTTGAGGCGGGCAAGACTGGTCAGGCGGCCCTGGCCGATCTGGCCAGGTCGTCAGACGCCGAGGTCGCGCGCCGGGCCAAGGCGGCGCAGGCGAGCAAGGACCGCTACGCCCTGAAACAGACTGACGAGTCCATTCCGCCCCGCACGCCGCGCATCAGCGCCTGGCCCGTCGAGGCCGCCCTGCCCGCCGGGTTCGTGACCCCGGTGCGTCCCAACGACCCCCGCTATGGCTGTCAGGACCCCATCGACTGCGTGGCCACCGCCCGCGATCTGAACGGCGACAGCAAGGTCGAGGTCCTGCTGGCCGACAGCTACCGCATCGCCCTGTTCGCGAAAGGGACTGACGGCGCCTGGACGCATCAGGGCGACTATCGCGTCGCCTACTGCGGTTCCGGCCCCGCCAATGTGCGCGACCTGCTGAAGGACCCGCAGACGGCGCCGGTCGCGCCGGTCTGGCCCGACCTGTCGACCGCACGCGGCCTGGGTCGATTCCAGCCCGAACAGGACTGCCCGTCACCCGTCGCCGTTAACCCCTGA
- a CDS encoding aa3-type cytochrome c oxidase subunit IV: MADQHADNAEHAYVHGAMEISEQVSTWHLFLFLAKWGSLATAALLVLLTVWFAVGAGFLAGAISGVVVFVAGFFALRSKPAH, translated from the coding sequence ATGGCCGACCAGCACGCAGACAACGCCGAACACGCCTATGTGCATGGCGCGATGGAAATCTCGGAGCAGGTCTCGACCTGGCATCTGTTCCTCTTCCTGGCCAAGTGGGGCTCGCTGGCGACCGCGGCGCTCCTGGTGCTGCTGACGGTGTGGTTCGCCGTGGGCGCGGGCTTCCTGGCCGGCGCGATCAGCGGCGTGGTGGTTTTCGTGGCGGGCTTCTTCGCCCTGCGCTCCAAGCCCGCGCACTGA
- a CDS encoding Re/Si-specific NAD(P)(+) transhydrogenase subunit alpha yields MAVAIAVTRERREGETRCAVTPETVKKLIALGATVSVEAGTGLGSSIPDADYAEAGATVKPDTRAVLEGADIVLKVRGPTAQETSALKPGAIVIAMLDAYREKDTVEALKGANVTAFAMEFVPRITRAQVMDVLSSQANLAGYRAVIEAAYAFGKGFPMMMTAAGTVAPAKVFVMGVGVAGLQAIATARRLGAVVTATDVRPATKEQVESLGAKFLAVEDEEFKNAQTAGGYAKPMSPEYQAKQAVLTGEHIRKQDIVITTALIPGRAAPVLVSAEQVASMKPGSVLIDLAVEAGGNVAGAKAGEVVTTANGASIVGYTNLPGRIAADASALYARNLTAFVGLMLKDGVVTLDLEDEILKAAVVTHGGAVVHEGVKG; encoded by the coding sequence TTGGCTGTCGCCATCGCCGTGACCCGCGAACGCCGTGAAGGCGAAACGCGTTGCGCTGTAACGCCGGAGACGGTGAAGAAGCTGATCGCCCTGGGCGCGACCGTCTCGGTCGAGGCCGGGACGGGCCTCGGCTCGTCCATTCCCGACGCCGACTACGCCGAGGCCGGGGCCACGGTGAAGCCCGACACCCGCGCGGTGCTGGAGGGCGCCGACATCGTGCTGAAGGTGCGCGGCCCGACGGCGCAGGAAACCAGCGCGCTCAAGCCCGGCGCCATCGTCATCGCCATGCTGGACGCCTATCGCGAGAAGGACACGGTCGAGGCGCTGAAAGGCGCCAACGTCACCGCCTTCGCCATGGAATTCGTGCCGCGCATCACCCGCGCCCAGGTCATGGACGTGCTGTCGTCCCAGGCCAATCTGGCCGGCTACCGCGCGGTGATCGAGGCGGCCTACGCCTTTGGCAAGGGCTTCCCGATGATGATGACGGCGGCGGGCACGGTCGCCCCGGCCAAGGTCTTCGTCATGGGCGTCGGCGTCGCGGGCTTGCAGGCCATCGCCACGGCCCGGCGTCTGGGCGCGGTCGTCACCGCCACCGACGTGCGCCCGGCCACCAAGGAACAGGTCGAAAGCCTCGGCGCCAAATTCCTGGCCGTCGAGGACGAAGAGTTCAAGAACGCGCAGACCGCTGGCGGCTACGCCAAGCCGATGTCGCCGGAATACCAGGCCAAGCAGGCCGTCCTGACCGGCGAACACATCAGGAAGCAGGACATCGTCATCACCACGGCCCTGATCCCCGGTCGCGCGGCGCCGGTGCTGGTCAGCGCCGAACAGGTGGCCTCGATGAAGCCGGGTTCGGTCCTGATCGATCTGGCGGTCGAGGCGGGCGGCAATGTCGCCGGCGCCAAGGCGGGCGAGGTCGTGACCACGGCGAACGGCGCCTCCATCGTCGGCTACACCAACCTGCCGGGCCGGATCGCAGCCGACGCCAGCGCCCTCTATGCGCGCAACCTGACGGCCTTCGTCGGGTTGATGCTCAAGGACGGCGTCGTGACGCTGGATCTGGAAGACGAAATCCTCAAGGCCGCCGTCGTGACGCACGGCGGGGCCGTGGTGCATGAGGGCGTGAAGGGATGA
- a CDS encoding NAD(P) transhydrogenase subunit alpha: MEHVDPTIFRLAIFVLAIFVGYYVVWSVTPALHTPLMAVTNAISSVIIVGGLIAAAALSPEAAGPNAWIAKGAGVAAVTLASVNIFGGFMVTRRMLAMYKKKERPKAS; this comes from the coding sequence ATGGAACACGTCGATCCCACGATCTTCCGGCTGGCCATCTTCGTGCTGGCGATCTTTGTCGGTTATTATGTGGTGTGGAGCGTGACGCCGGCGCTGCACACGCCGCTGATGGCCGTGACCAACGCAATTTCCAGCGTCATCATCGTCGGCGGCCTGATCGCTGCGGCGGCGCTCAGTCCCGAGGCGGCTGGTCCGAACGCCTGGATCGCCAAGGGCGCGGGCGTGGCGGCGGTGACGCTCGCCAGCGTCAACATCTTCGGCGGCTTCATGGTCACGCGACGGATGCTGGCCATGTACAAGAAGAAGGAAAGGCCCAAGGCTTCGTGA
- a CDS encoding NAD(P)(+) transhydrogenase (Re/Si-specific) subunit beta, which yields MNASIAALAYLAAGVLFILSLRGLSSPETSRRGNTLGMIGMGLAVGVTLLTLGTSGALDLMTLALIGGGVVVGGGAGALIAKRVPMTAMPQLVAAFHSLVGLAACLVAVGAVYAPDAFGIMTAGGGIKTLSIVELSLGVAIGAITFTGSVIAFAKLDGRMSGSPILLPARHLINIGLALALVFLIGVLIGTGGTAIWAFWGVFAIALILGATLIIPIGGADMPVVVSMLNSYSGWAAAALGFTLENIALIITGALVGSSGAILSYIMCKGMNRSFISVILGGFGGGDAAAAGGAGAVETRPVKQGSAEDAAFIMKNASKVIIVPGYGMAVAQAQHALREMADKLKEEGVEVKYAIHPVAGRMPGHMNVLLAEANVPYDEVFELEDINSEFSSADVAFVIGANDVTNPAAKTDPQSPIYGMPVLDVEKAGTVLFIKRGMAAGYAGVENELFFRDNTMMLFADAKKMVEGIVKAL from the coding sequence ATGAACGCATCCATAGCCGCGCTGGCCTATCTGGCCGCGGGGGTCCTGTTCATCCTCTCGCTCAGGGGCTTGTCCAGCCCGGAGACCAGCCGTCGAGGCAATACGCTCGGCATGATCGGCATGGGTCTGGCCGTCGGCGTGACCCTGCTGACGCTAGGCACGTCCGGCGCGCTGGACCTGATGACCCTGGCCCTGATCGGCGGCGGCGTCGTGGTCGGCGGGGGCGCAGGCGCGCTGATCGCCAAGCGGGTGCCGATGACGGCCATGCCGCAGCTGGTGGCGGCCTTCCACTCCCTGGTCGGTCTGGCCGCCTGTCTGGTGGCGGTCGGCGCGGTCTATGCGCCTGACGCCTTCGGCATCATGACGGCCGGCGGCGGCATCAAGACCCTGTCGATCGTCGAGCTGTCGCTGGGCGTGGCCATCGGGGCCATTACCTTCACCGGCTCGGTCATCGCCTTCGCCAAGTTGGACGGCCGGATGAGCGGTTCGCCGATCCTGCTGCCGGCGCGCCACCTGATCAACATCGGCCTGGCCCTGGCGCTGGTCTTCCTTATCGGCGTGCTGATCGGCACCGGCGGCACGGCCATCTGGGCCTTCTGGGGCGTCTTCGCCATTGCGCTCATTCTGGGCGCGACCCTGATCATCCCCATCGGCGGCGCAGATATGCCGGTGGTGGTGTCGATGCTGAACTCCTATTCCGGCTGGGCCGCGGCGGCTCTGGGCTTCACGCTCGAGAACATCGCCCTGATCATCACCGGCGCCCTGGTCGGGTCGTCGGGCGCTATCCTCAGCTACATCATGTGCAAGGGCATGAACCGCAGCTTCATCAGCGTCATCCTGGGCGGCTTCGGCGGCGGGGATGCGGCGGCGGCCGGCGGCGCGGGCGCGGTCGAGACCCGCCCCGTCAAGCAGGGCTCGGCCGAGGACGCCGCCTTCATCATGAAGAACGCCTCCAAGGTCATCATCGTCCCGGGCTACGGCATGGCAGTGGCCCAGGCCCAGCACGCCCTGCGCGAAATGGCCGACAAGCTGAAGGAAGAAGGCGTCGAGGTGAAATACGCCATCCACCCCGTCGCGGGCCGGATGCCGGGCCACATGAACGTCCTGCTGGCCGAGGCCAACGTCCCCTATGACGAGGTGTTCGAGCTGGAGGACATCAACTCCGAGTTCAGCTCCGCCGACGTGGCCTTCGTCATCGGCGCCAATGACGTCACCAACCCCGCCGCCAAGACCGATCCGCAATCGCCCATTTACGGCATGCCGGTGCTGGACGTGGAGAAGGCGGGCACTGTCCTCTTCATCAAACGCGGCATGGCGGCAGGCTACGCCGGCGTCGAGAACGAACTCTTCTTCCGCGATAACACCATGATGCTGTTCGCCGACGCCAAGAAGATGGTCGAGGGGATCGTGAAGGCGCTGTGA
- a CDS encoding cupin domain-containing protein, producing the protein MTEEGEIVFSADEIIANLSLSPHPEGGHFRPMARDPGLAACGSEAATAYRLLTAEDADDWRPVETTEIWAFYMGAPLTLELVTDQGLRPLVLGPDQPQIAAPAGAWRRMRSQGDWTLAGCSTAPGLAIEAVEAPRV; encoded by the coding sequence ATGACGGAGGAGGGGGAGATCGTGTTCAGCGCGGACGAGATCATCGCCAACCTGTCGCTGAGCCCCCATCCCGAGGGCGGGCATTTTCGGCCCATGGCGCGCGATCCGGGGCTGGCGGCCTGCGGCTCCGAGGCGGCGACCGCCTATCGGCTGCTGACGGCGGAGGACGCCGACGACTGGCGTCCGGTCGAGACGACCGAGATATGGGCCTTCTACATGGGGGCGCCGCTGACGCTGGAACTGGTCACGGATCAGGGGCTGAGACCGCTGGTGCTCGGTCCGGATCAACCGCAGATCGCGGCCCCCGCCGGGGCCTGGCGGCGGATGCGCAGTCAGGGCGACTGGACCCTGGCCGGCTGTTCGACGGCGCCGGGCCTGGCCATCGAAGCCGTGGAGGCGCCCCGTGTCTGA
- a CDS encoding DUF1801 domain-containing protein — MSEPKTKPTDASVEDFLAAVEPVRRREDARTVCALMSEITGEAPVLWGPSIVGFGRYANVTANGKSADWPRMGFSPRKAALTLYLAATPQTEALLARLGPHTTSVACLYIKRLDQVDMGVLRDLCVASHDEMKRRYP, encoded by the coding sequence GTGTCTGAACCCAAGACCAAGCCCACCGACGCGTCGGTCGAGGATTTCCTGGCGGCGGTCGAACCGGTGCGACGGCGCGAGGACGCCCGAACCGTCTGCGCCCTGATGTCCGAAATCACCGGCGAGGCGCCCGTCCTGTGGGGGCCGTCCATCGTCGGCTTTGGCCGCTACGCCAACGTCACCGCCAACGGCAAGAGCGCCGACTGGCCGCGCATGGGCTTCTCGCCGCGCAAGGCGGCCCTGACCCTCTATCTGGCCGCGACGCCGCAGACCGAAGCCCTGCTGGCGCGGCTGGGGCCGCACACGACCAGCGTGGCCTGCCTCTACATCAAGCGTCTGGATCAGGTGGACATGGGCGTGCTGCGCGATCTCTGCGTCGCCAGCCACGACGAGATGAAACGCCGCTATCCCTGA
- a CDS encoding amidohydrolase family protein encodes MAMRTFLIVAAAALLSACATAPLGAVETPVETVDLLLTSATVVDVEKGTTTRDQLVAVRGGDIVAVRPEGEASRYRATRTTDLGDRYVMPGLWDMHVHFGGGEALIGENSELMPLYVVNGVVAVRDAAGDLAQQVLDWRDAPPTPDSPRIFTSGPKIEGIAPVWKGVIETGSEADVDAALDRLQALRVDFVKITDNTLKPELFLYAVREAKKRGMKTSAHIPASITVLEAAEAGLSSIEHLDYAMKAGSKDEAAIAADYLAGKFTYAQTMRRYADTFDVETARRVYARLRELGTAVSPTLYGSTTLANLDLDDHSHDDGLAYIGPGIRATYDWRVQRAAQATPQQVADRHFVKDVTARTLPMLRDAGVTILTGTDAGFLNSFNYPGFSLHDELELYVKLGLTPREALMGSVVDGPRFLNQGERYGAVAAGKSADLLVLDADPLADVSATRRIADVVLRGRLIDAAELERTRGEIRARVAARNARFTPSPAS; translated from the coding sequence ATGGCCATGCGCACCTTCCTGATCGTCGCCGCCGCCGCCCTCCTGTCCGCCTGCGCCACGGCGCCGCTGGGGGCCGTTGAAACCCCGGTCGAGACGGTCGACCTGCTGCTGACTTCGGCCACGGTGGTCGATGTCGAGAAGGGGACGACGACGCGCGATCAACTGGTGGCCGTGCGCGGCGGGGACATCGTCGCCGTCCGGCCGGAAGGCGAGGCCAGCCGCTATCGCGCGACGCGGACGACGGACCTGGGCGACCGCTACGTCATGCCCGGTCTGTGGGATATGCACGTCCACTTCGGCGGCGGCGAGGCCCTGATCGGCGAGAACTCCGAGCTGATGCCGCTCTATGTCGTGAACGGCGTGGTTGCGGTGCGTGACGCGGCGGGCGATCTGGCGCAGCAGGTGCTGGACTGGCGCGACGCGCCGCCGACGCCGGACAGTCCGCGTATCTTCACCTCCGGCCCCAAGATCGAGGGCATAGCCCCGGTCTGGAAGGGCGTGATCGAGACCGGCAGCGAGGCCGACGTCGATGCGGCTCTGGATCGCCTTCAGGCCCTGCGCGTCGACTTCGTCAAGATCACCGACAACACCCTGAAGCCCGAGCTCTTCCTCTACGCCGTGCGCGAGGCGAAGAAGCGGGGCATGAAGACCTCGGCCCACATTCCGGCCAGCATCACCGTGCTGGAGGCCGCCGAGGCGGGCCTGTCGTCGATCGAACACCTCGACTATGCCATGAAGGCCGGCTCCAAGGATGAGGCGGCCATCGCCGCCGACTATCTGGCGGGCAAGTTCACCTACGCCCAGACCATGCGGCGCTACGCCGACACCTTTGATGTCGAGACGGCGCGGCGGGTCTATGCGCGCTTGCGGGAACTGGGCACGGCGGTGTCGCCGACCCTCTATGGCTCGACCACGCTGGCGAACCTCGATCTGGACGACCATTCGCACGACGACGGCCTGGCCTATATCGGGCCGGGCATTCGGGCCACCTATGACTGGCGCGTCCAGCGCGCGGCCCAGGCCACGCCGCAACAGGTGGCCGACCGCCACTTCGTCAAGGATGTCACCGCACGGACCCTGCCCATGCTGCGCGACGCGGGCGTGACCATCCTGACCGGGACGGATGCGGGCTTCCTCAACTCGTTCAACTATCCGGGCTTCTCGCTGCACGACGAGCTGGAGCTCTATGTGAAGCTGGGCCTGACGCCGCGCGAGGCCCTGATGGGCTCGGTCGTGGACGGGCCGCGCTTCCTCAATCAGGGCGAGCGCTATGGCGCCGTGGCGGCGGGCAAGTCGGCCGATCTGCTGGTGCTGGACGCCGACCCGCTGGCCGACGTCAGCGCTACGCGACGCATCGCCGACGTGGTGCTGCGCGGTCGTCTGATCGACGCGGCCGAGCTGGAGCGGACGCGCGGCGAGATCCGCGCCCGCGTCGCCGCTCGCAACGCGCGCTTTACGCCTTCGCCAGCGTCCTGA
- a CDS encoding HdeD family acid-resistance protein, whose amino-acid sequence MTSSHTAAPSLESIVKSALHRSWWLLLLRGIIAIAFGVATFVWPQISLLSLILVYGIYALADGILALIAAIRGGGIAPRWWLALGGVVSILAGIVAFVWPGLTALVLVYLIGFWSIMRGVLEIVGAIRLRKEIANEWTLIAAGVLSVIFGLILVFAPGSGAMGLLWLIAAWAILFGGLLIFLAFRVRTLAKA is encoded by the coding sequence ATGACGTCGTCCCATACCGCCGCGCCTTCGCTTGAAAGCATCGTGAAGTCGGCCCTTCATCGGTCCTGGTGGCTATTGCTGCTACGCGGGATCATCGCCATCGCCTTTGGCGTCGCGACCTTCGTCTGGCCGCAGATCAGCCTGCTGAGCCTGATCCTCGTCTATGGAATCTACGCCCTGGCGGACGGGATTCTGGCCCTGATCGCCGCCATTCGCGGCGGCGGCATCGCCCCGCGCTGGTGGCTGGCGTTGGGCGGGGTGGTCAGCATTCTGGCCGGGATAGTGGCTTTCGTCTGGCCCGGACTGACGGCTCTGGTCCTGGTCTATCTGATCGGCTTCTGGTCGATCATGCGCGGCGTGCTGGAGATCGTCGGCGCTATCCGCCTGAGGAAAGAAATCGCCAACGAGTGGACCCTGATCGCGGCGGGGGTCCTGTCGGTGATCTTCGGCCTGATCCTCGTCTTCGCGCCCGGCAGCGGGGCCATGGGCCTGCTGTGGCTGATCGCGGCCTGGGCCATCCTGTTCGGCGGCCTGCTGATCTTCCTGGCCTTCCGGGTCAGGACGCTGGCGAAGGCGTAA
- a CDS encoding WYL domain-containing protein — MRHDKAAMVIDLARGMAASAEGLTINDMAGQLRVGRRTAERMRDAVLMLFPQVEEVSDPPSKRWRIRGGLSAFEQAPTATEMLELSKAAAVLRAAGEPARAAALEGLERKVKAAMRSTTLNRMAPDLEALVRAETIAVQAGPRPTADETMLAEIRGAVLAERPLSFIYARPGAEARSRSVAPCGLMFGRANYLVAADRESGRIQTFRLDRMSSVEAGEGTARPPADFDLAAFASQSFGIYQDEIEDVVLRITPEGATEARGWRWHPTQAIEDQPDGSVVVRFRASGMRELAWHLFSWGEQVTIEAPQRLKSVMAGELAAAGRALSRAQS, encoded by the coding sequence TTGCGGCACGACAAGGCGGCGATGGTCATCGATCTGGCGCGGGGCATGGCGGCCAGCGCCGAGGGGCTGACGATCAATGACATGGCGGGGCAACTGCGGGTAGGGCGCCGCACCGCCGAGCGGATGCGCGACGCCGTCCTGATGCTGTTCCCTCAGGTCGAGGAGGTGTCGGACCCGCCGAGCAAGCGCTGGCGCATTCGCGGTGGTCTGTCGGCCTTCGAACAGGCGCCGACCGCGACCGAAATGCTGGAACTGAGCAAGGCGGCGGCGGTCCTCCGCGCGGCAGGCGAACCGGCTCGGGCGGCGGCGCTGGAGGGGCTGGAGCGCAAGGTCAAGGCGGCCATGCGCTCGACCACCCTGAACCGCATGGCCCCTGATCTGGAGGCCTTGGTCCGGGCCGAGACCATCGCCGTCCAGGCGGGGCCAAGGCCCACCGCTGACGAGACCATGCTGGCGGAGATTCGCGGCGCCGTCCTGGCCGAGCGTCCGCTGAGTTTCATCTATGCCCGTCCCGGCGCCGAGGCGCGCAGCCGTAGCGTGGCGCCGTGCGGTCTGATGTTCGGGCGCGCCAACTATCTGGTGGCGGCGGACCGCGAGAGCGGGCGCATCCAGACCTTCCGCCTGGACCGCATGTCCTCGGTCGAGGCAGGCGAAGGGACGGCGCGTCCGCCCGCCGACTTCGACCTGGCGGCCTTCGCCAGTCAGTCCTTCGGCATCTATCAGGACGAGATCGAAGATGTGGTCCTGCGGATCACGCCAGAGGGCGCGACCGAGGCGCGCGGCTGGCGCTGGCACCCGACCCAGGCCATCGAGGACCAGCCGGACGGCTCGGTCGTGGTGCGCTTCCGCGCCTCTGGGATGCGCGAACTGGCCTGGCACCTGTTCAGCTGGGGCGAGCAGGTGACGATCGAGGCGCCGCAGCGGCTGAAATCCGTGATGGCGGGCGAACTGGCGGCGGCGGGCCGCGCCCTTTCACGGGCGCAATCGTGA
- a CDS encoding universal stress protein, translated as MTWSSLIVYVDDEADNTQRIEQAAALAKAHGAHLIGVSACAPETPMADAYGAGILLGEVLNAQHERAESALKGAEARFREIATRAGVGCEWRADVGDPTALLVKHARAADVLIVGRDSANASGWRAPHPADLTMRAGRSVMIVPPNPARAVAGAPVLLAWTDSRESRLAAIAAIPLLREAESVRVLELCDPEDMDGARLRTADVTGWLRRHGVNAEAEARAHDDRSAGRRLLDCAAEMKAGAVVSGAWGHARMRQWIFGGVTQTLITESPVALLLAH; from the coding sequence ATGACCTGGTCCAGCCTGATCGTCTATGTCGATGACGAAGCCGACAACACCCAAAGGATCGAGCAGGCCGCCGCCCTGGCCAAGGCGCACGGCGCCCACCTGATCGGGGTGTCGGCCTGCGCGCCTGAAACGCCGATGGCCGACGCCTATGGGGCAGGAATTCTGTTGGGCGAGGTGCTGAACGCCCAGCATGAGCGGGCCGAGAGCGCGCTGAAGGGCGCCGAGGCGCGGTTCCGTGAGATCGCCACTCGCGCGGGTGTGGGCTGCGAATGGCGGGCCGATGTGGGCGACCCGACGGCCTTGCTCGTCAAGCATGCCCGCGCCGCAGACGTTCTGATCGTCGGGCGTGACTCCGCCAACGCCAGCGGCTGGCGGGCGCCACATCCGGCGGACCTGACCATGCGGGCCGGGCGGTCGGTGATGATCGTGCCGCCGAACCCGGCGCGGGCGGTCGCGGGCGCGCCGGTGCTGCTGGCCTGGACCGACAGTCGAGAGAGCCGGTTGGCCGCCATCGCCGCCATCCCCCTGCTGCGCGAGGCCGAAAGCGTGCGCGTGCTGGAGCTGTGTGATCCTGAGGACATGGACGGGGCTCGCCTGCGCACCGCCGACGTGACCGGATGGCTGCGGCGTCACGGCGTTAACGCTGAGGCTGAAGCTCGCGCCCACGACGACCGCTCGGCGGGGCGTCGTCTGCTGGACTGCGCCGCCGAGATGAAGGCCGGGGCCGTCGTCAGCGGCGCCTGGGGCCATGCCCGGATGCGTCAGTGGATATTCGGCGGTGTGACTCAGACCCTGATCACCGAGAGCCCTGTGGCGCTGCTGTTGGCGCATTAA